A genomic stretch from Flavobacterium sp. KS-LB2 includes:
- the fabF gene encoding beta-ketoacyl-ACP synthase II, giving the protein MVLRRVVVTGLGALTPIGNNIEEYWNGLINGVSGAAPITYFDASKFKTHFACELKNFNAEDFLDRKEARKMDRYAQYAMVSSEEAVNDAGFNLETLDKDRAGVIWGSGIGGLETFQIEMLNFAAGDGTPKFNPFFIPKMISDIACGHISIKYGFRGPNFATVSACASSTNAIIDAFNYIRLGHADVMVTGGSEAAVTIAGMGGFNAMHALSTRNDDPKTASRPMDKDRDGFVLGEGAGALILEEYEHAMARGAKIYCEIGGGGMSADAHHITAPHPDGLGAKNVMLNCLRDAGLKPTDVDGVNMHGTSTPLGDMAESKAILHVFGEHAYTMNLNSTKSMTGHLLGAAGAVETISSILSMKHGIVPPTINHLTNDESIDSKLNFTFNKAQKREMNVVMSNTFGFGGHNACVLVKKLEI; this is encoded by the coding sequence ATGGTACTAAGACGAGTTGTTGTAACAGGTTTAGGCGCTCTTACACCCATTGGAAATAACATTGAAGAGTATTGGAACGGGCTTATTAACGGCGTTAGTGGAGCTGCTCCAATCACTTATTTTGACGCTTCAAAATTTAAAACTCATTTTGCATGCGAATTGAAAAATTTTAATGCTGAAGATTTCTTAGACAGAAAAGAGGCTAGAAAAATGGACCGCTATGCACAATACGCAATGGTGTCATCTGAAGAAGCTGTAAATGATGCTGGTTTCAACCTAGAAACTTTAGACAAAGACAGAGCAGGAGTTATTTGGGGTTCAGGAATAGGTGGATTAGAAACTTTTCAAATCGAAATGTTGAATTTTGCAGCAGGCGATGGAACTCCTAAATTCAATCCTTTTTTTATTCCAAAAATGATTTCGGATATAGCTTGTGGCCATATTTCTATAAAATACGGATTCAGAGGTCCTAATTTCGCTACTGTATCTGCTTGTGCCTCCTCTACAAATGCTATTATTGACGCTTTCAACTACATCCGATTAGGCCATGCAGACGTTATGGTGACTGGTGGATCTGAAGCTGCAGTAACCATAGCAGGAATGGGTGGTTTTAATGCAATGCATGCTTTATCAACAAGAAATGACGACCCAAAAACAGCTTCAAGACCTATGGACAAAGACCGTGACGGTTTTGTTTTAGGAGAAGGAGCAGGAGCTTTGATTCTTGAAGAATACGAACATGCTATGGCTCGTGGAGCAAAAATATATTGCGAAATTGGTGGTGGCGGAATGTCAGCAGATGCACATCACATTACTGCTCCTCATCCTGATGGATTGGGCGCTAAAAACGTAATGCTAAACTGCTTGAGAGATGCTGGTTTAAAACCAACTGATGTTGATGGAGTAAATATGCACGGAACTTCAACACCCCTAGGCGATATGGCTGAGTCAAAAGCTATTTTACATGTATTTGGTGAACATGCTTATACTATGAATTTAAATTCAACTAAATCCATGACCGGCCATTTACTTGGTGCAGCTGGTGCAGTTGAAACAATTTCTTCTATACTTTCTATGAAACATGGAATAGTACCACCTACCATAAATCATTTAACAAATGACGAAAGCATTGATTCTAAATTAAATTTTACTTTCAACAAAGCTCAAAAAAGAGAAATGAATGTTGTTATGAGTAATACTTTTGGTTTTGGCGGTCACAATGCATGTGTATTGGTGAAAAAATTAGAAATCTAA
- a CDS encoding amidophosphoribosyltransferase has product MSDALKHECGIALIRLLKPLEFYKEKYGTAFYGIQKMYLLMEKQHNRGQDGAGFASIKLDVEPGERYISRVRSNHAQPIQDVFAQINDRINEEMAAHPEYADNVALQKQKIPYLGELFLGHVRYGTFGKNSIESVHPFLRQNNWMHRNLILAGNFNMTNVKELFQSLVELGQHPKEMADTVTVMEKIGHFLDDAVTDLYQECKNEGLTKREASPVIAERLDVAKILTRASKNLDGGYAMAGLLGHGDSFVFRDPAGIRPAYFYQDDEIVVVASERPVIQTVFNVPFEKVQEIEPGNALIIKKNGTISMKEILPPTVKKACSFERIYFSRGSDAEIYQERKNLGKLILPAVLKSIDEDTDNTVFSYIPNTAETSFYGLVEAAQDFLNQRKNNYILENRDTLTKDSLQELLSVKIRTEKVAIKDAKLRTFITEDSSRDDLVAHVYDVTYGVIKPTDNLVIIDDSIVRGTTLKMSIIKMMDRLNPKRIVIVSSAPQIRYPDCYGIDMAKLEGLVAFKAALELLKERNLYHIVDEVYLKCKAQENFKDSEVINYVTAIYAPFQPQEVSDKIAQMLSSPEIKAEVKIIFQTVEDLHVACPKNLGDWYFTGDYPTPGGNRVVNRAFMNFYEGKDARAY; this is encoded by the coding sequence ATGAGCGATGCTTTAAAACACGAGTGTGGTATAGCCTTAATTAGACTACTCAAACCGCTTGAATTTTATAAAGAGAAATACGGAACTGCTTTCTACGGAATACAAAAAATGTATCTTCTTATGGAAAAGCAGCACAATCGCGGGCAAGACGGAGCGGGTTTTGCTAGCATAAAATTAGATGTAGAACCTGGAGAACGTTACATTAGTAGAGTGCGTTCTAATCATGCTCAACCTATTCAAGATGTTTTTGCTCAAATAAACGATAGAATCAATGAGGAAATGGCAGCTCATCCCGAATATGCTGATAATGTTGCTTTGCAAAAACAAAAAATCCCATATTTAGGGGAATTGTTTTTGGGACATGTTCGTTATGGAACTTTTGGTAAAAATAGCATTGAAAGTGTTCATCCTTTTTTACGTCAGAATAACTGGATGCATAGGAACTTAATTTTGGCAGGAAACTTTAATATGACTAATGTTAAAGAACTTTTCCAAAGTTTGGTTGAACTAGGACAGCATCCAAAAGAAATGGCGGATACTGTTACCGTAATGGAAAAAATAGGTCATTTTCTTGATGATGCAGTGACGGATTTGTACCAAGAATGTAAAAACGAGGGGCTTACTAAAAGAGAAGCCTCGCCAGTAATTGCAGAGCGATTAGATGTAGCGAAAATTTTGACGCGAGCTTCAAAAAATTTAGATGGTGGTTACGCGATGGCAGGGCTTTTAGGTCATGGAGACTCGTTTGTTTTTAGAGACCCGGCAGGAATTCGTCCCGCGTATTTTTATCAAGATGATGAGATAGTGGTGGTAGCTTCAGAAAGACCTGTTATTCAAACTGTTTTTAATGTGCCTTTTGAAAAAGTTCAGGAGATTGAACCAGGAAACGCGTTAATCATCAAGAAAAACGGAACCATTTCAATGAAGGAAATTCTTCCTCCAACGGTTAAAAAAGCCTGTTCTTTTGAACGAATTTATTTCTCTAGAGGGAGTGATGCTGAAATATATCAAGAAAGAAAAAATCTAGGAAAATTGATTTTGCCTGCTGTTTTAAAGTCGATAGACGAAGACACAGATAATACAGTTTTCTCATACATACCAAATACGGCTGAAACTTCATTTTACGGATTAGTCGAAGCTGCTCAAGATTTCTTGAATCAAAGAAAGAATAATTATATTCTTGAAAATAGAGATACATTGACAAAGGATTCTTTACAAGAATTACTTTCGGTAAAAATACGTACTGAAAAAGTAGCTATTAAAGATGCAAAACTTAGAACCTTTATTACTGAGGACAGTAGTCGAGATGATTTAGTAGCCCACGTGTATGATGTTACTTATGGTGTAATTAAACCAACCGATAATTTGGTAATAATAGATGATAGTATAGTTCGAGGTACAACCTTGAAAATGAGTATTATCAAAATGATGGATCGTTTAAATCCAAAACGAATCGTTATTGTATCTTCGGCACCGCAAATACGCTACCCGGATTGTTACGGAATTGACATGGCTAAACTGGAAGGTTTAGTGGCTTTTAAAGCGGCATTAGAATTGCTTAAAGAAAGGAATTTATATCATATTGTTGATGAAGTATATCTGAAATGTAAAGCACAAGAAAATTTCAAGGATAGCGAAGTTATAAATTATGTAACGGCAATATATGCACCTTTTCAACCACAAGAGGTTTCAGATAAAATTGCACAAATGTTGAGCTCTCCAGAGATAAAAGCCGAAGTAAAAATTATTTTTCAAACAGTAGAGGATTTACATGTCGCTTGTCCAAAGAACTTAGGGGATTGGTACTTTACGGGTGATTATCCTACGCCTGGTGGGAACCGTGTGGTGAACCGAGCATTCATGAATTTCTATGAAGGGAAAGATGCTAGAGCATACTAA
- a CDS encoding glycine--tRNA ligase: MAKQEDLFKNVVSHAKEYGFIFPSSEIYDGLSAVYDYAQNGVELKKNIREYWWKAMVQMNDNIVGLDAAILMHPTTWKASGHVDAFNDPLIDNKDSKRRYRADVLIEDYAEKLNQKAIKEIEKARTRFGDAFNEQEFVTTNARVMEYKAKEREILERMARSLGNEDLEDVKALIEELEIACPESGSRNWTEVRQFNLMFGTKLGASADSAMDLYLRPETAQGIFVNFLNVQKSGRMKVPFGIAQTGKAFRNEIVARQFIFRMREFEQMEMQFFVRPGEEMKHYEFWKEARLKWHLSLGLGKENYRFHDHEKLAHYANAAADIEFNFPFGFKELEGIHSRTDFDLKAHEQFSGRKLQYFDAELNQNYVPYVVETSVGLDRMFLAVFATSLKEETLEDGSTRTVLKLPAVLAPTKAAILPLVKKDGLPEIAHKIIDDLRWDFNVSYDEKDAVGRRYRRQDALGTPFCITVDHQTIEDQTVTIRHRDTMKQDRVAIADLKSIIENEVSIKNWLMKM, translated from the coding sequence ATGGCAAAACAAGAAGATTTATTTAAGAATGTAGTTTCGCACGCAAAAGAATACGGATTTATTTTTCCGTCAAGCGAAATATACGATGGTTTAAGTGCGGTCTATGATTATGCACAAAACGGAGTAGAATTAAAAAAGAACATACGTGAATATTGGTGGAAAGCAATGGTTCAAATGAACGATAACATTGTGGGTCTTGACGCGGCAATATTGATGCATCCAACTACTTGGAAAGCATCTGGTCATGTTGATGCTTTTAACGATCCATTAATTGACAACAAAGATTCAAAAAGAAGATATAGAGCTGATGTTTTGATTGAAGATTATGCCGAAAAGCTAAATCAGAAAGCAATCAAAGAAATCGAAAAAGCAAGAACTCGTTTTGGTGATGCTTTCAATGAACAAGAATTTGTTACGACAAATGCTCGTGTAATGGAGTACAAAGCCAAAGAAAGAGAAATTCTAGAAAGAATGGCGCGTTCTCTTGGGAATGAAGATCTTGAAGATGTAAAAGCATTAATCGAAGAATTAGAAATTGCTTGTCCAGAATCTGGTTCAAGAAATTGGACCGAAGTGCGTCAGTTTAACTTGATGTTCGGAACAAAACTTGGAGCTTCAGCGGATTCAGCAATGGATTTATATTTGCGACCAGAAACGGCTCAAGGTATTTTTGTAAATTTTCTGAATGTACAAAAGTCAGGACGAATGAAAGTTCCTTTTGGAATTGCACAAACTGGAAAAGCGTTTAGAAATGAAATTGTAGCAAGACAATTTATCTTCCGTATGCGTGAGTTTGAACAAATGGAAATGCAATTTTTTGTACGTCCAGGCGAAGAAATGAAGCATTACGAATTCTGGAAAGAAGCCCGTTTAAAATGGCATTTGTCTCTTGGTTTAGGAAAAGAAAATTACCGTTTCCACGATCATGAAAAACTAGCGCATTATGCGAATGCTGCGGCTGATATTGAATTTAATTTCCCTTTTGGATTCAAAGAATTGGAAGGAATTCACTCCAGAACTGATTTTGACTTGAAAGCACACGAACAGTTTTCTGGTAGAAAATTACAGTATTTTGATGCTGAATTGAATCAAAATTATGTTCCTTATGTTGTGGAAACTTCAGTAGGATTAGATAGAATGTTTTTAGCGGTTTTTGCTACTTCATTAAAGGAAGAAACATTAGAAGATGGCTCGACAAGAACAGTGCTGAAATTACCAGCTGTTTTGGCGCCAACAAAAGCAGCAATTTTACCTTTGGTTAAAAAAGATGGATTGCCAGAAATCGCACACAAAATCATTGATGATTTACGTTGGGATTTCAATGTTTCTTATGATGAAAAAGATGCAGTAGGAAGACGTTACAGAAGACAAGATGCATTAGGAACACCGTTTTGTATTACAGTTGATCATCAGACCATCGAAGATCAAACCGTAACGATTCGTCACAGAGATACTATGAAACAAGACCGTGTTGCTATTGCAGACTTGAAATCCATTATCGAGAATGAGGTTTCAATAAAAAACTGGTTGATGAAGATGTAA
- a CDS encoding acyl carrier protein: MSDIASRVKAIIVDKLGVDENEVVTEASFTNDLGADSLDTVELIMEFEKEFDIQIPDDQAENIATVGQAISYIEEAKK; this comes from the coding sequence ATGTCAGACATTGCATCAAGAGTAAAAGCGATTATCGTAGACAAATTAGGCGTTGACGAAAACGAAGTTGTAACAGAAGCAAGCTTCACTAATGATTTAGGAGCTGACTCATTAGACACTGTTGAGCTTATTATGGAATTCGAAAAAGAATTTGACATTCAAATTCCAGACGATCAAGCAGAAAACATCGCTACTGTAGGTCAAGCAATCTCTTACATCGAGGAAGCTAAAAAATAA
- a CDS encoding ribonuclease III family protein: protein MRIIRKIFSKSRSPEDGIFFDSIQKILGFDPINLDYYRKAFTHRSSNRLDVLGNPINYERLEFLGDAMLSSVIAAHLFSKAPAGDEGYLTKMRSKIVSREHLNELGKDLNLVQYIESKVPIQHFGENIHGNIFESLVGAIYLDRGYVYCEKFIQKRVVIPYVDIARLEGKVISYKSLVIEWCQKEKKIFHYDIFEDNAIDGQRLFGVKLSIDDKVIAKARATSKKKAEEKASQRAYFAFQEKMDRK from the coding sequence ATGCGTATAATCAGAAAAATATTTTCAAAATCCCGTTCTCCAGAAGACGGGATTTTTTTTGATTCTATTCAGAAAATCTTGGGTTTTGACCCAATAAATTTAGACTACTACAGAAAAGCCTTCACACATCGTTCCTCAAATCGCTTGGATGTTTTAGGAAACCCAATTAATTACGAACGATTAGAGTTTTTAGGCGATGCTATGCTAAGCTCTGTAATTGCTGCACATTTATTTAGCAAAGCACCTGCTGGAGACGAAGGTTATCTTACTAAAATGCGTTCAAAAATTGTAAGTAGAGAGCATTTGAATGAATTAGGGAAAGACCTAAATTTAGTACAATATATAGAAAGCAAAGTGCCTATTCAGCATTTTGGAGAAAACATACACGGGAATATTTTTGAATCACTAGTAGGAGCCATTTATCTTGACAGAGGCTATGTCTATTGTGAAAAATTCATTCAGAAAAGAGTTGTAATTCCTTATGTAGATATTGCAAGACTCGAAGGAAAAGTAATTAGTTATAAAAGTTTGGTAATAGAATGGTGCCAAAAAGAAAAGAAAATATTTCATTATGATATTTTCGAAGATAACGCAATTGACGGACAACGTTTATTTGGCGTCAAACTTAGCATTGATGACAAAGTAATTGCAAAAGCAAGAGCAACCTCAAAAAAGAAAGCAGAAGAAAAAGCATCCCAACGCGCTTATTTTGCATTTCAAGAAAAAATGGATAGGAAATAA
- a CDS encoding 3-oxoacyl-ACP reductase, whose amino-acid sequence MKKAILTIGLFSLVMILTSFTTPESNTTISTDKTNSVDIVGAGATGGNKKIDIVGAGATGGNKKIDIVGAGATGGNKKIDIVGAGATGGNKKVD is encoded by the coding sequence ATGAAAAAAGCAATCTTAACAATCGGATTATTCTCTTTAGTAATGATATTAACATCTTTTACTACACCAGAATCTAACACAACAATTAGTACAGATAAAACTAATAGTGTTGATATAGTTGGAGCAGGTGCAACAGGAGGAAATAAAAAAATAGATATAGTTGGAGCAGGTGCAACAGGAGGAAATAAAAAAATTGATATAGTTGGAGCTGGTGCAACAGGAGGAAATAAAAAAATAGATATAGTTGGAGCTGGTGCAACAGGAGGAAATAAAAAAGTAGATTAA
- the purN gene encoding phosphoribosylglycinamide formyltransferase, which yields MKKIVVFASGSGTNAENIIKYFEKTEIGTVEAVFTNNQSAQVIERAKNYGVPSIIFSKEELIEGIVLQKLNEIQPDLIVLAGFLLKFPENIISVYPDKIINIHPALLPKYGGKGMYGMYIHRAIVGNKEVETGITIHFVDENYDEGNIIFQKKVALSGDETPEEVAAKIHELEQKYFPTVIEGILNQKS from the coding sequence ATGAAAAAAATTGTCGTTTTTGCTTCTGGATCGGGTACTAATGCTGAAAATATTATAAAATATTTTGAGAAAACAGAAATTGGAACTGTCGAAGCCGTGTTTACAAATAACCAAAGTGCTCAAGTGATTGAAAGAGCAAAAAACTACGGAGTTCCATCAATTATTTTCTCAAAAGAAGAATTAATAGAAGGAATTGTATTACAAAAATTAAATGAAATTCAACCTGATTTAATCGTTTTGGCAGGATTTTTATTAAAATTTCCTGAAAATATCATCTCAGTCTATCCGGATAAGATCATAAATATTCATCCAGCATTGTTGCCAAAATATGGTGGGAAAGGAATGTACGGTATGTATATTCATAGAGCAATAGTTGGAAATAAAGAAGTGGAAACTGGAATTACCATTCATTTTGTTGATGAAAATTACGATGAAGGCAATATTATTTTCCAAAAAAAAGTTGCTTTATCAGGTGATGAAACTCCAGAAGAAGTTGCTGCAAAAATACATGAATTAGAACAAAAATATTTCCCAACGGTAATTGAAGGAATCCTAAATCAAAAATCCTAA
- a CDS encoding superoxide dismutase, with translation MAFELPQLPYAYDALEPHIDARTMEIHHSKHHNAYTTNLNAAVAGTDMEGKTIENILINLDMKNMPVRNNGGGFYNHNLFWTIMTPNGGGLPTGDLLTAIEAAFGTFEEFKASFSKAGATQFGSGWAWLCVHKGGKVEVCGTPNQDNPLMPGVGCGGTPILAMDVWEHAYYLHYQNRRPDYIEAFFNVINWTEVSRRFALEK, from the coding sequence ATGGCTTTTGAATTACCACAATTACCTTATGCGTATGACGCATTAGAACCTCATATTGATGCTCGTACAATGGAAATCCATCATTCTAAACATCACAATGCTTACACTACAAATTTGAATGCTGCTGTTGCAGGAACAGATATGGAAGGTAAGACGATTGAAAACATCTTAATTAATCTTGATATGAAAAACATGCCTGTTCGTAACAATGGTGGTGGTTTTTACAATCATAACTTGTTTTGGACTATAATGACACCTAACGGTGGCGGACTTCCAACAGGAGATTTATTGACTGCTATTGAAGCAGCTTTTGGAACTTTCGAAGAATTTAAAGCTAGTTTCAGCAAAGCTGGAGCAACACAATTTGGTTCTGGATGGGCTTGGCTTTGTGTTCATAAAGGTGGAAAAGTAGAAGTATGTGGTACTCCTAACCAAGACAACCCGTTAATGCCAGGTGTAGGTTGTGGCGGAACACCAATCTTAGCAATGGATGTTTGGGAACATGCTTACTATTTGCATTATCAAAACAGAAGACCTGATTATATCGAAGCTTTTTTCAATGTAATTAACTGGACGGAAGTATCAAGAAGATTTGCTTTAGAGAAATAA
- a CDS encoding IPExxxVDY family protein: protein MAILKLNLDEFDEIDYYLIAIHTSLEDYRLAYFINQKLPINLSKSKNEIQINIKEGETNFSRFQYSDIEKEISWDLIQNKNEVIQYKKDNTQNLFSNVTMEVSTKVFLLPEFKKVDYFLKIENNDDTVNLSKIQILLNTIDNVSTVYTVDTNQIKSKNNLIF, encoded by the coding sequence ATGGCAATTCTTAAATTGAATCTTGACGAATTTGACGAAATAGATTACTATTTGATCGCAATTCACACTTCATTAGAGGACTATAGATTGGCTTATTTTATTAATCAAAAGCTACCTATAAATTTGAGTAAAAGTAAAAATGAAATTCAAATTAATATAAAAGAAGGAGAAACAAATTTTTCGAGATTTCAGTACAGCGACATCGAAAAAGAAATTTCTTGGGATTTGATTCAAAATAAAAATGAAGTAATTCAATATAAAAAAGACAATACTCAAAATTTATTTTCAAATGTAACTATGGAAGTTTCAACAAAAGTTTTTTTACTTCCAGAATTTAAAAAAGTAGATTACTTTTTAAAAATAGAAAATAATGATGATACCGTAAATTTATCAAAAATACAGATACTATTAAATACCATAGATAATGTATCAACAGTTTATAC
- a CDS encoding PfkB family carbohydrate kinase has protein sequence MNKLLIVGTVAFDAIETPFGKTDKILGGAATYIGLSASFFNVQSAIVSVVGDDFPQEYLDLLTARNIDISGLEVVNGGKTFFWSGLYHNDLNSRDTLVTELNVLADFQPKVPQDYKNAEIVMLGNLHPLVQSSVLDQMETQPKLVVLDTMNFWMDCALPELMDVIKRVDVITINDEEARQLSGEYSLVKAAAKIHTMGPKYVVIKKGEHGALIFHNKEVFFAPALPLEEVFDPTGAGDTFAGGFAGYLTQSENISFENMKNAIIQGSNLASFCVEKFGTEKMLDLDKKEVVSRLQQFKSLTQFDIEL, from the coding sequence ATGAATAAATTATTGATTGTTGGAACAGTAGCTTTCGACGCAATTGAAACTCCATTTGGGAAAACGGACAAAATTTTAGGTGGTGCAGCAACTTATATCGGTTTATCTGCTTCTTTTTTTAATGTACAATCGGCTATAGTTTCTGTAGTTGGTGATGATTTTCCCCAAGAATATTTGGATTTATTGACTGCAAGAAACATTGATATTTCAGGTCTTGAAGTTGTAAATGGTGGAAAAACTTTTTTTTGGAGTGGTCTTTACCACAATGATTTGAATTCAAGAGATACATTAGTTACTGAGTTAAACGTTTTGGCTGATTTCCAACCAAAAGTCCCTCAAGATTATAAAAATGCTGAAATAGTAATGTTAGGGAACTTACATCCACTAGTACAAAGCAGTGTTTTGGACCAAATGGAAACACAACCTAAATTGGTGGTATTGGATACTATGAATTTTTGGATGGATTGCGCTTTACCAGAATTGATGGACGTAATAAAACGTGTCGATGTAATTACGATTAACGACGAGGAAGCAAGACAACTTTCGGGAGAATATTCATTAGTGAAAGCGGCTGCAAAAATTCACACTATGGGACCTAAATATGTCGTGATTAAAAAAGGAGAACACGGAGCACTTATTTTTCATAACAAAGAAGTTTTCTTTGCACCAGCTTTACCTCTTGAAGAAGTTTTTGATCCAACTGGAGCAGGAGATACCTTTGCGGGAGGATTTGCAGGTTACTTAACGCAGAGCGAAAATATTTCATTCGAAAATATGAAGAATGCAATTATTCAAGGATCTAATTTGGCTTCCTTTTGTGTGGAGAAATTTGGAACCGAAAAAATGCTGGATTTAGATAAAAAAGAAGTGGTGTCCAGATTGCAACAATTTAAATCACTGACACAATTTGATATAGAATTATAA
- the rnhA gene encoding ribonuclease HI → MEHDVHIYTDGAAKGNPGNGGYGVVMEWVGKPYKKEFYEGFRRTTNNRMELLAVIVGLEKLKNPNTRVLVVSDSKYVVDSVEKKWVLGWEKKGFVDRKNSDLWKRFLIVYRRHKVDFKWIKGHNNHIQNERCDELAVMASMQKQLSVDTFYEKEEAKLL, encoded by the coding sequence ATGGAACACGACGTACATATATATACGGATGGAGCTGCCAAAGGAAATCCCGGAAACGGTGGTTATGGGGTGGTGATGGAATGGGTAGGGAAACCGTATAAGAAAGAATTCTATGAAGGTTTTCGGCGTACGACTAATAATAGGATGGAGCTTTTGGCGGTTATTGTAGGTCTTGAAAAATTAAAAAATCCCAACACTAGGGTTTTAGTAGTTTCTGATTCAAAATATGTGGTAGATTCAGTAGAGAAAAAATGGGTTTTAGGCTGGGAAAAAAAAGGATTTGTGGATAGAAAAAATTCCGACTTGTGGAAACGTTTTTTAATAGTCTACAGAAGACATAAAGTTGATTTCAAATGGATAAAAGGGCATAACAATCATATTCAAAACGAAAGGTGCGATGAATTAGCCGTAATGGCTTCGATGCAAAAGCAACTTTCTGTCGATACTTTCTATGAAAAAGAAGAGGCAAAATTGTTATGA
- a CDS encoding ComF family protein: MFKSLINLFFPKVCSGCSSFLLSNENVICTVCRHDIPLTNHHLNPENEAFKKFYGRIPVMHTSALFYFHKKGIVQELIHNLKYKGHEEIGAILGEWYAEDLKTIDLLQSVDEIIPVPLHRRKLKERGYNQVTAFGKALSSSLNVIYNDSLLIRNVYSKTQSKKNLLGRTEGIESTFDVTFTEKDHNKHFLLIDDVITTGSTLEACSRALLKIPGAKISIVCMAMAQS; the protein is encoded by the coding sequence ATGTTTAAAAGCCTTATAAATCTCTTTTTTCCAAAAGTCTGTTCCGGTTGCAGCTCTTTTTTATTGTCCAATGAAAATGTAATTTGCACAGTTTGCAGACATGATATTCCGCTGACGAATCATCACTTGAATCCAGAAAATGAGGCTTTCAAAAAGTTTTATGGACGAATTCCCGTAATGCATACTTCGGCCTTATTTTATTTTCATAAAAAGGGAATTGTACAGGAGCTCATTCATAATTTGAAATACAAAGGACATGAAGAAATAGGGGCAATTCTTGGCGAATGGTACGCTGAAGATTTAAAAACAATCGATTTATTACAATCTGTTGATGAAATTATTCCGGTTCCATTGCACCGAAGAAAACTAAAAGAAAGAGGCTACAATCAAGTTACTGCTTTTGGAAAAGCACTTTCTTCTAGTTTAAATGTAATTTATAATGACTCACTTTTGATTAGGAATGTATATTCAAAAACACAATCTAAGAAAAATTTACTAGGCAGAACAGAAGGAATCGAAAGTACTTTTGATGTTACTTTTACTGAAAAAGATCACAACAAACATTTCCTTCTAATTGATGACGTCATCACAACAGGATCAACACTAGAAGCTTGTTCCAGAGCCTTATTGAAAATTCCAGGCGCAAAAATTAGTATTGTTTGCATGGCAATGGCGCAATCGTAA
- a CDS encoding LytR/AlgR family response regulator transcription factor produces MNYSYIIIDDDQESVLKTKAIADSFSELDFVASADNYEDGLNLILEHTPQLVFLEIDPANTASNLSLALINELYRYLKVIPKIIITTAGKDLAFEAIKYEVFDYLLKPLKRIDVVKSVLKLNKSIVPKEIVSEQTLVVDAEPTVLARQEIPNQDHSLILCIKSYGDYRYIAARDICYFQADNNSTDIYLNTGEMITAFKTLKHFEGVLSFPFIRIHNSYIVNRNYISRIHSGNSVCYIKNSAVKLPFSKSYKVNIDLIISDFSNGNYLEI; encoded by the coding sequence ATGAATTATTCGTACATTATTATTGACGACGATCAAGAAAGTGTTTTGAAGACTAAAGCTATAGCTGATAGTTTTTCAGAACTTGATTTTGTAGCATCGGCTGATAATTATGAAGATGGTTTAAATCTAATACTCGAGCATACTCCACAACTAGTTTTTTTAGAGATTGATCCAGCTAATACTGCTAGTAATTTGTCGTTAGCTCTAATAAATGAGTTGTACCGATATTTAAAGGTAATTCCTAAAATTATAATTACCACGGCTGGGAAAGATTTAGCTTTTGAAGCTATAAAATATGAGGTTTTTGATTATTTATTAAAGCCGTTGAAACGAATAGATGTTGTAAAGTCAGTTTTAAAATTAAATAAATCAATTGTTCCTAAAGAAATTGTTTCAGAACAAACATTAGTTGTAGATGCAGAGCCGACAGTTTTAGCGAGACAAGAAATACCCAATCAAGATCATTCTCTAATTTTGTGTATTAAATCCTATGGTGATTACAGATATATTGCTGCCAGAGATATTTGCTATTTTCAAGCGGATAATAATTCTACGGATATATATCTAAATACTGGTGAAATGATAACAGCTTTCAAAACATTAAAGCATTTCGAAGGAGTCTTATCCTTTCCATTTATTAGAATTCACAACAGTTATATCGTAAATCGTAATTATATTTCTAGAATTCACAGTGGAAACTCAGTATGTTATATTAAGAATAGTGCTGTAAAGCTTCCTTTCTCCAAATCGTATAAGGTAAATATTGACCTTATTATTTCTGATTTTTCTAATGGAAATTACTTAGAAATTTAA